Genomic DNA from Haloarcula marina:
TCGGCGCTGGCGAGAAAGAGTAACTAGTCGTCCGCCAGCACCGACGCCGCCGGGAGGTCGGTCGCGTGCTGGCACACCTGTCGCACCTGCGGGAGCGTCGCCGACGGGAGCGCCGAGGGGGTAGCCCAGCGCGCGTCGTAGATTCCCTCGTCGTGGACGGGACTCGGGTCGGTCAGGAGCGTGCAGTCGTAGACGGTGTACGCCGAGACGGTGTTGTCGAGGCTGTCGTGGGCGTACCAGAACTGCGTCACTGGTCGGCCGATGCGGCCCCGACAGCGCAGTTCCTCGTCGAGTTCTCGGTGAAGCCCTTCTTCCGGTGACTCGCCGGGGTCGACGCCGCCGCCGGGGAGCGTCCAGAACGGTGTCCCGTCGGCGTGGCGCTCCTTCACGAGGAGGACGTTCGACGCCGAGGTGACGAGCGCTTTCGCGCCGCGGCGGATCTGCGTGGCTCCCGGTCGGGTGCCGGGGACGTGGTCGGCCGAGTCGGACGAGGGCTTAGACATGAATTGGGTTCACCACCGGGTCCCGGATAATTACACGCCCCATAACTGGAGCGCCGCCAGGCCCGCTGTCGATTCGTGTGCGGGTGCGACCCGCGCGAAGACTCACTGCTATGTGATACCCTCTCGCGACCCGAATTGAATGTTTCCCCGCGATTATCACTCGTTAGTCGCCACGTACTCCCCTCGTTTCGTCAGCGGGTGTAGGTATCGAGACGGCAGATGCGTCCGTCCTCGAACCGAAACACGTCGACGAATCCGACGAGACGGTTGCCGTCGGTATCGAGCAACCGCCCGCGGACCACGACTTCGGTCCCGCCGTCGCCGACCCGTCGGTAGACTGCGTCTACCGGGTGACTCGTGTCGGTCTGCGGTCGCTCCTCGCGCATGAAGCGGACGAACCGCGAGCGCCCGTCCAACTGGCGGTCCGGTCGGTCGTGAACGAACTCCGGGGCCAGCAACCGCTCCAGCAAGTCGTAGTCGCCCTCGTCGAGCGCACGGTAGTACGCCCGCGCCCGGTCGGCCGGTGCGTCAGGGTCGGGACCGTCCTCACGCATCGTCGTCACTCGTCGGGTCGGTCAGTTCGAGTTCGCCGTCGACGGGCGTCTCGTCGGTCGCATCCCCGTTCGGGTCGTCGCTCGATGTCTCTGCCGCCCGGTCCGCCGCGGCGTCGTCTGCGGTGCCGTCGTCCCCTGCCGCGCCGTCCGCTGTTCGCTCGCTCACTCCCGCGCTGTCTGCCGCCTCGTCGTCCTCGTAGTTCGTCTCGGGATTGTTGGCGGCCACCTCGGCCTGTATCTCGGCTATCTCGGTGTCGTCGATGTCGGCCTCACCGTCGGTCGCGTCCCCGTCCGGGTCGTCGCTCGATGTCTCGTCCGTCTCGTCCGTCTCGGCCGTCGTGGCGTCGGCGCGGTGGGCCGCTTCGGCGCTCGTCGGGTCCGCGCCGTCGGCCGCGTCCACCTCGTGGTCGATGTCCACGTCGAGCGCGGCGCTCTCTCGCTCCGTCTTTTCCGGGAGAATCGACGACGACGGCTCGTCGGTTTTCTCCAAGTCGGCCATCGCGGGCGGCCACTCGTCGGGCGGCGGGGGTTCCTCGTAGTTCCGGGCGTTCTCCAGCGGTCTCTCGGCGTCCTCGCGGAGTTCCTGCCCGTACCCGCCGCTGCCGCTGGAGTAGGCGCTCGCGGACTGTGCGAGCCAATCGGCGGCCTGCCACAGCGCGTTGGCCTTCGTCCGGGACCCGTCGTAGACGGGGACCAGCGACTCGTCGTCGACGAAGCGGACCGCGGTGTCGAAGCGGGCTTCGGCCTCCGCGAACTCCTCGCGGGCGCGCTGGAAATCGTTCTGCGCGAGCATCCACTCGGAGTCGCCGAAACTGCCCATCGCCGAGGTGAACGCCCGCCGTCCCTCGGTGTAGTGGGCGTGGCCGACGCGGTAGCGGGCGAAGGCGGTGTCGTCGCCGCCGGTGTCGGCGATGGCGTCTTTTATCTCCTCGACGCGGGGGAGTTCTGTCATGTCGTCGGTGCTCCACGCGTACTGGACGACCCCGTCGTGGTCGACGACGGCGACGGCCCGTTCGAGCAGTCGCTGACCGATGTCGTCGACGAACGCGAGGTCGTACCGCCGGGCTACCTCCCCGGCGGTGTCGGCCAACAGCGGGACGCTCAGGTCGTATCGCTCGGCGAACGCCCGGTGGCTGTACACCGAATCGGGGCTGATGCCGAGGATGGTCACGTCCTTCTGCATCGTAAAGAGGTCCAGTTCGTCCAAATCGCAGGACGTCTCGTCGCAGGCGGGGTTGAAGTCGGCCGGGTAAAAGGCGAGGATGACCACGTCCTCGCCGAGGTACTCGTCGAGTGCGAGGGGCCGTCGCTCACCGTCGACTAACGCCGGTAACTCGAACCCCGGTGCCGCCGCCCCCTCGGAAATCACACTTGCATCTCGCGCTAGCGATACTTAATGGTGGTTG
This window encodes:
- a CDS encoding NUDIX hydrolase, whose translation is MSKPSSDSADHVPGTRPGATQIRRGAKALVTSASNVLLVKERHADGTPFWTLPGGGVDPGESPEEGLHRELDEELRCRGRIGRPVTQFWYAHDSLDNTVSAYTVYDCTLLTDPSPVHDEGIYDARWATPSALPSATLPQVRQVCQHATDLPAASVLADD
- a CDS encoding nuclear transport factor 2 family protein — encoded protein: MREDGPDPDAPADRARAYYRALDEGDYDLLERLLAPEFVHDRPDRQLDGRSRFVRFMREERPQTDTSHPVDAVYRRVGDGGTEVVVRGRLLDTDGNRLVGFVDVFRFEDGRICRLDTYTR
- a CDS encoding redoxin domain-containing protein; its protein translation is MISEGAAAPGFELPALVDGERRPLALDEYLGEDVVILAFYPADFNPACDETSCDLDELDLFTMQKDVTILGISPDSVYSHRAFAERYDLSVPLLADTAGEVARRYDLAFVDDIGQRLLERAVAVVDHDGVVQYAWSTDDMTELPRVEEIKDAIADTGGDDTAFARYRVGHAHYTEGRRAFTSAMGSFGDSEWMLAQNDFQRAREEFAEAEARFDTAVRFVDDESLVPVYDGSRTKANALWQAADWLAQSASAYSSGSGGYGQELREDAERPLENARNYEEPPPPDEWPPAMADLEKTDEPSSSILPEKTERESAALDVDIDHEVDAADGADPTSAEAAHRADATTAETDETDETSSDDPDGDATDGEADIDDTEIAEIQAEVAANNPETNYEDDEAADSAGVSERTADGAAGDDGTADDAAADRAAETSSDDPNGDATDETPVDGELELTDPTSDDDA